Proteins encoded together in one Quercus lobata isolate SW786 chromosome 3, ValleyOak3.0 Primary Assembly, whole genome shotgun sequence window:
- the LOC115981140 gene encoding uncharacterized protein LOC115981140, producing the protein MNKPETAGRMVQRAIELSQFDIEYHPKIAIKAQALVDFIAEFTLPEEDNPTIKTEQWTIRTDGIKNQFSSSGHPQANGQTEVTNWTLLKIIKAKLDDTKGTWPEELPNVLWAYKTTTRTLTGETPFRLTYSTEVVIPVEVGVTSIRREVLHEEHNDDQLRINLDYLDEVRDKAFSRMTKYQQKMTEYYNKRVKLRRLDIGDLILRKVTLATRDSAQGKLVPT; encoded by the exons ATGAATAAACCCGAGACGGCAGGAAGGATGGTCCAACGGGCAATAGAACTCAGCCAGTTCGACATCGAGTACCACCCCAAAATAGCCATCAAAGCACAAGCTCTTGTGGACTTCATTGCCGAGTTCACCCTTCCAGAAGAGGACAACCCTACCATTAAGACAGAACAATGGACGATCCGGACTGATG GTATCAAGAACCAGTTCTCATCCTCAGGGCATCCACAGGCGAATGGACAGACTGAGGTGACGAATTGGACACTGCTTAAGATTATCAAAGCTAAGCTGGATGACACGAAGGGTACGTGGCCAGAAGAATTGCCCAACGTCTTGTGGGCTTATAAGACCACAACAAGAACCCTAACTGGAGAGACTCCCTTCAGGCTCACCTATAGCACTGAAGTGGTAATCCCAGTTGAAGTAGGAGTAACCAGCATCAGACGAGAGGTATTGCACGAAGAACACAACGACGATCAACTGCGGATCAACTTGGATTATCTAGACGAAGTAAGAGACAAAGCCTTCAGTAGAATGACGAAGTACCAGCAGAAGATGACTGAATACTACAACAAGAGGGTAAAGCTCAGACGACTTGACATAGGCGACCTCATCTTGCGAAAAGTCACCTTAGCAACTAGAGATTCTGCCCAAGGGAAGCTTGTCCCCACATGA
- the LOC115981141 gene encoding uncharacterized protein LOC115981141: MLGLQQPPEEILCCSFPTTLKGATREWFTKLPISSVDSFEQLSNAFLRHFIGGQRPKRTTDHLLTIRQGEKETPRSYVQRFTRETLEVDEANDKVQLTTFKAGLRSREFVASLVKNPPKTMVETLLKAQKYMNAEDALTAIRDVERPRDTGRKEDDRKGQKRERPDR, encoded by the coding sequence ATGCTAGGCCTTCAACAGCCACCTGAGGAGATACTGTGCTGTTCTTTTCCCACCACCCTTAAAGGAGCGACAAGAGAATGGTTCACCAAGTTGCCAATATCTTCTGTCGATAGCTTCGAGCAGCTGAGTAATGCATTTTTACGCCATTTCATTGGAGGACAACGCCCTAAGAGGACGACGGACCATTTGCTCACCATCAGACAAGGAGAGAAAGAAACCCCGAGGTCGTATGTACAACGCTTCACTCGAGAGACCTTGGAGGTAGACGAAGCTAACGACAAGGTGCAActgacgaccttcaaagcaggACTGAGGTCTAGAGAGTTCGTGGCTTCACTCGTGAAGAATCCTCCCAAGACGATGGTAGAGACGCTCTTGAAAGCACAGAAGTATATGAATGCTGAAGACGCATTAACTGCCATAAGGGATGTAGAGAGGCCAAGAGATACAGGAAGGAAGGAAGACGATCGTAAAGGACAAAAGAGGGAACGCCCAGATCGTTAG